A single genomic interval of Lacrimispora sphenoides JCM 1415 harbors:
- a CDS encoding ABC transporter ATP-binding protein: MIQFERISKRYKTKQVLNQITFTINSGSLVAIIGESGCGKTTLLKMINRLIKPTSGTISIDGKNIGSMDEVALRRKIGYVIQQTGLFPHMTVKENIELIPKLEKMPPKDVEDNTKKLMQMVGLDCDEFLNRYPTELSGGQQQRVGVARAFATDPDIILMDEPFSALDPMTRSDLQDELVQLHAKLKKTIVFVTHDMDEAIKIADMICIMKDGDILQYDTPENILNNPVDEFVSNFVGKNRIWSSPEYIKVSDIMIEQPVTATKDLSVLKCIEKMRRNKVDSLLMVDRDSRRLIGIVKASKLRGIEDRTQLAEQFMYEDFPTLLPDQCILDALKIVTENQVSTVPVVDDQRRLKGLITRSSLVTTLSQQYFDYEGGESE; this comes from the coding sequence ATGATACAATTTGAACGTATTTCCAAACGTTATAAGACAAAGCAGGTTCTGAATCAAATTACATTTACGATAAATAGCGGTAGTCTGGTTGCTATTATTGGTGAGAGTGGTTGCGGAAAGACCACACTCTTAAAAATGATCAACCGGCTGATCAAGCCCACATCGGGTACGATCTCCATTGACGGGAAAAATATCGGCAGCATGGATGAAGTAGCCCTGCGGCGGAAAATCGGATATGTGATCCAGCAGACGGGACTGTTTCCCCATATGACAGTTAAGGAAAATATTGAGCTGATTCCAAAGCTTGAAAAGATGCCGCCCAAGGACGTTGAAGACAATACAAAGAAGCTGATGCAGATGGTAGGACTTGACTGTGATGAGTTTTTGAATCGTTATCCGACGGAGCTTAGCGGTGGACAGCAGCAGCGTGTCGGTGTTGCCAGAGCTTTTGCCACGGATCCGGATATTATCCTGATGGATGAGCCTTTTTCGGCCCTGGATCCCATGACACGGTCAGATCTTCAGGATGAGTTAGTGCAGCTGCATGCTAAGTTAAAGAAGACGATCGTTTTTGTAACACATGACATGGATGAGGCCATTAAGATCGCGGATATGATCTGCATCATGAAGGATGGCGATATTCTGCAATATGACACGCCGGAGAATATCTTAAACAACCCTGTGGATGAGTTTGTTTCAAACTTTGTAGGAAAAAACAGGATCTGGTCTTCACCGGAATACATCAAGGTTTCTGACATTATGATCGAACAGCCTGTCACTGCAACCAAAGACTTATCTGTCTTAAAATGCATTGAAAAAATGCGCAGGAACAAGGTCGACAGCCTGCTCATGGTGGATCGGGACAGCAGGCGCCTGATCGGGATTGTCAAGGCCAGTAAATTAAGAGGCATTGAGGACAGAACCCAGTTGGCAGAGCAATTTATGTATGAGGACTTTCCTACCCTTTTACCGGATCAATGCATACTGGATGCACTGAAAATAGTGACCGAAAACCAAGTGTCGACGGTTCCGGTGGTTGATGATCAAAGGCGTCTTAAGGGGCTCATTACACGGAGCAGTCTGGTGACGACCCTGAGTCAGCAATACTTTGATTATGAAGGAGGAGAGTCAGAATGA
- a CDS encoding GntR family transcriptional regulator: MDIEVKHKTAIPRYQQIAVEVAARIANGEYEVGEKIYARSSLASQYSVSPETARRAICILSDLGIVTSEKGNGIIIRSQKKAAEYIQQNSKRQTIDTIKENLLKSVSRQKQEMENLNDCLKDLIEASVHFRSMNPFMPFEIRITSNCVHLNKTVTEIQFWQRTGATVIAVSRNDTVMKSPGPYVALSENDTIYFITQDDTPDRVREFLYPSK, from the coding sequence ATGGACATAGAGGTTAAGCATAAAACAGCAATTCCCCGCTATCAGCAAATTGCCGTAGAGGTGGCGGCCCGGATCGCCAATGGGGAATATGAGGTAGGTGAGAAGATATACGCCCGTTCATCCCTGGCCAGCCAGTACAGCGTATCTCCGGAGACAGCACGGCGGGCGATCTGCATACTCAGCGATCTGGGGATCGTAACCTCGGAAAAGGGGAATGGGATCATCATTAGGTCCCAGAAAAAAGCAGCAGAGTACATCCAGCAAAACAGTAAGCGGCAGACCATCGATACAATCAAAGAGAATCTTTTAAAGAGTGTCAGCCGCCAAAAACAGGAAATGGAGAATTTAAATGACTGCCTGAAGGATCTGATAGAGGCCTCCGTTCATTTCCGGTCAATGAATCCGTTTATGCCGTTTGAGATACGGATCACCAGCAACTGTGTTCATTTAAATAAGACGGTAACGGAAATCCAATTTTGGCAGCGGACCGGGGCAACGGTGATTGCAGTAAGCAGGAATGATACTGTCATGAAATCCCCCGGACCATACGTTGCTCTTTCGGAAAATGATACCATATACTTCATAACTCAGGATGACACTCCTGATCGTGTAAGAGAATTTTTATATCCATCCAAATAA
- a CDS encoding histidine phosphatase family protein: MKKFTGYISAFLLGTMLLTGCQTSSVKKPETAVTKNETAETKNETEKASAEESEEAIDTVTLYITRHGKTMLNTADRSQGWIDAPLTPAGIEVASALGRGLKLEGIEFDAVYTSDSGRAIETAEIVLKEKGQNLEIHKDKRLREFNFGTYEGMPNDEMWGAIAAAQGMSLEDMMASMQTGSFMDTVAPFADTLAQLDKDKAAEEGNWPAEDIATIQDRLHAAFSDIVKESMDKGNADVLVVSHGLSIGTFLSTVDANAKVPTSGLKNASVSKVVVKDGIYTVETVNDLSYAEKGK; the protein is encoded by the coding sequence ATGAAAAAATTTACCGGATATATATCAGCGTTTTTACTGGGAACCATGCTTTTAACAGGCTGCCAGACGTCATCTGTGAAGAAGCCGGAGACGGCAGTAACGAAGAATGAAACGGCAGAAACAAAGAATGAAACAGAGAAAGCATCTGCAGAAGAGTCTGAGGAAGCGATTGATACGGTGACACTTTATATTACACGTCACGGCAAGACCATGTTAAATACTGCAGACCGATCACAAGGCTGGATCGATGCACCGCTCACACCCGCCGGTATAGAAGTGGCAAGCGCTTTGGGACGAGGCTTAAAATTAGAGGGAATTGAATTTGACGCTGTGTATACAAGCGATAGCGGGCGGGCTATTGAAACGGCAGAAATTGTTCTGAAAGAGAAGGGCCAGAATCTTGAGATTCATAAAGACAAAAGGCTCAGGGAATTTAACTTTGGTACTTACGAAGGTATGCCAAATGATGAAATGTGGGGAGCAATTGCAGCAGCGCAGGGTATGTCATTGGAGGATATGATGGCTTCCATGCAGACAGGAAGCTTCATGGATACGGTTGCACCTTTTGCAGATACTCTGGCACAGCTGGATAAGGATAAGGCAGCGGAAGAGGGCAATTGGCCTGCGGAAGATATTGCCACAATCCAGGACCGTTTACATGCGGCATTTAGCGATATCGTAAAGGAATCCATGGACAAAGGCAATGCGGATGTTCTTGTAGTTTCTCACGGACTAAGCATCGGAACTTTTCTTTCTACAGTCGATGCAAATGCTAAAGTGCCGACATCAGGGCTTAAAAATGCCAGTGTATCGAAAGTGGTTGTCAAAGACGGCATATATACAGTTGAAACGGTGAATGATTTGTCTTATGCTGAAAAAGGAAAATGA